From a region of the Aeoliella mucimassa genome:
- a CDS encoding IS4 family transposase, which yields MPSQRVAKDELPVWPEQVIGGKYVRLLEKFLKQLRSEDAHGNRKLFLDDVFVAYLLAFFNPTIRSLRTIEDFSQTVQAQKHLSIRKITRSTLSDFNQLADPERLQPILDALRRQLARKSKRQSIGDDDLDELLQQTVAVDGTFLPAVAEVAWAMCNTNNHGAKKHRARVDVHLPVSTWLPEAIVIPSPGQSEADSAIERLQPGRIYLYDRGFMSFALLAAHYDDTHALQSHFVARYRPAGGNSPTLREVKSRELTEKDKAAGVLSDGVGHFKSSNPSRHRVPRVQLREVIVACEEKGKPSQLRLITNLLDVPAHVIAMLYRYRWQVELFFRWLKSSANFGHLISHASEGVQTHFYVAVIAVLLMYLHTGYRPSKYLFALMGQVGRGAATLEEILPILRERERQNELARQSAARRSEKKKQQST from the coding sequence ATGCCTTCCCAGCGAGTTGCTAAAGACGAGCTACCAGTGTGGCCCGAGCAGGTCATTGGGGGGAAGTATGTCCGGCTTTTGGAGAAGTTTCTCAAACAACTCCGCTCGGAAGACGCCCACGGTAATCGCAAGTTATTTCTCGATGACGTGTTCGTAGCCTACCTGCTGGCGTTCTTCAATCCCACCATCCGCAGTTTGCGAACCATCGAAGATTTCAGCCAAACGGTACAGGCTCAGAAACACCTTTCGATTCGCAAGATCACTAGAAGTACGCTCTCAGACTTCAATCAACTGGCCGACCCCGAGCGATTGCAGCCGATTCTCGATGCCCTCCGCCGGCAACTTGCCCGCAAGTCAAAACGGCAATCGATAGGTGACGACGATCTCGACGAACTGCTCCAGCAGACCGTGGCCGTCGATGGCACGTTTCTCCCGGCCGTGGCCGAAGTCGCCTGGGCCATGTGCAATACGAACAATCATGGGGCGAAGAAGCATCGAGCGCGGGTGGATGTCCATTTGCCGGTGAGCACGTGGCTTCCCGAGGCAATCGTCATTCCATCCCCTGGCCAGAGCGAGGCCGATTCAGCCATCGAACGGTTGCAGCCCGGTCGTATCTATCTGTACGACCGCGGCTTCATGAGTTTCGCGCTCTTGGCAGCGCACTACGACGACACACACGCGTTGCAATCGCACTTCGTGGCTCGTTATCGCCCAGCGGGGGGCAATTCGCCCACGCTGCGGGAAGTGAAAAGTCGCGAACTCACCGAAAAAGACAAAGCGGCCGGCGTGCTCAGCGATGGAGTGGGACATTTCAAGTCTTCGAATCCGAGCCGACATCGAGTTCCCCGAGTGCAGCTTCGCGAAGTCATCGTCGCTTGCGAAGAAAAGGGAAAACCGTCGCAACTGCGGTTGATCACCAACCTGCTCGATGTACCGGCGCACGTGATTGCCATGCTGTATCGCTATCGTTGGCAAGTAGAACTGTTCTTTCGGTGGCTGAAGAGCTCTGCGAACTTCGGACACTTGATCAGCCACGCAAGCGAAGGGGTGCAAACGCACTTCTACGTGGCGGTCATTGCCGTGTTGCTGATGTACCTGCACACCGGTTATCGACCGAGCAAGTACCTGTTCGCCCTAATGGGACAGGTCGGCCGCGGGGCGGCAACCCTGGAAGAGATCCTGCCGATCCTCCGCGAGCGAGAACGTCAGAACGAACTGGCCCGGCAGTCGGCCGCGCGGCGGAGCGAGAAAAAGAAACAGCAATCGACTTAG
- a CDS encoding flavoprotein, with protein sequence MIQRAAEVHLKERRRLVLMPRETPLSLPAIDNMRRATEAGAIVLPASPGFYQGVETVKDLVDFIVARILDQLEVDNGLTKRWGSE encoded by the coding sequence TTGATTCAACGCGCGGCTGAAGTACACCTGAAGGAGCGCCGCCGGCTGGTGCTGATGCCCCGCGAAACGCCCCTGTCGCTGCCAGCGATCGACAACATGCGCCGCGCGACCGAGGCCGGTGCCATCGTGCTGCCCGCCTCGCCCGGCTTCTATCAAGGCGTCGAGACGGTCAAGGATCTGGTCGACTTCATCGTCGCCCGCATTCTCGACCAACTGGAGGTCGACAACGGACTCACCAAACGCTGGGGCAGCGAATGA